TACCATTTTAGCTTATAGTTATCAATTTTAGGTATTAATTaggttcaaaaaaaatttaaataccatatagataaaattatcaaatttatgtATCTCCGTATATAACAACCATATGAAGTATGATGCCTGAATTGCATGCCTTTAAAAGATTTTTGTCTAGGACGAAAAGTTTCCTTCTTGAAGATATGGTTGAGTGTGGAATATAGTacttaagttttattattattattattatttaatctcttgtatcacaaaaaaaatatctaatatatttttgaatagaatttaaaattataaatcattttaaaatttattgatattaataaaattctttATCTTTGTTAAATTTCCTTTTGCTTTTCAGGGGAACTTTTTGCACATACTACCgcattcaaatttcaaaaagttgaaccAAAAGACCGGCAAAATaaaaagcaagaaaaataaaaaattaaaataaaaacggATCTCGTGATGGCTACGATCGTAAATTAAACTAAACTATAAGGAAATTGTGGTAACCAATAACTGAACTCGCTCCCCACTTTCGTCCACGTCATCCCTTTCCATTTCTCGAACCAGTGAAACTGATTGGTTAAATCGACGTGTTTCCCACCGTATCTTCCGCGAGTGTTTAAACATTATCATACTCGCGCGAGTACGTCTTTTCTTCCTCAGAACTTTCTCCTCTCTCTCTATAAAAATTGCCGGCTGTTGCATTTTCTTTACTCTCTTGTCTCTGCTTCCCGACAGCAATTTCTTCTCATTTTCGAGaacatttttttaaagattttttctATATATTCTTTGAAGATATTAATCAGAAAAATGGCGCTGGTTTCTTTCATCGGAAGGGTTCTTTTTGCGTCAGTGTTCATCCTCTCTGCTTGGCAAGAGTAAGCTTCATTTCCAGATCTGTaatttcttttttgtgttttctAATGTGATTCTCGCGAAAAGAGTAAAAAGAAGCGAGATAGTTTAGATCTTGATTTAGTTTTTCTGaacttttaaaagtttatttatactttaattaatgATGACTTCTTTCTTATTTGATTTACATTTGGAAGACTGAGCAAATATATATTTCTACTATTTATACTTATTCagtgttttttttaatgtatattcAATTTTGAGTCAAATGATGAATATATAAACTTAGCTCTTCATTAAGTCTAATAGTTAATTTGTTCAGGTTCAATGAATTTGGCGTCGATGGTGGTCCAGCGGTGAAGGAGCTGAGGCCAAAGTTCAACGTCTTCTCAAAGACTGTCTCATCTCACACAGGGTTGCAAGTGCCTGAATTTGATGTAAGAATTGCTATTCTTCGAGATGTGTTTTTTAAATATCATGCCTAAACTATCCGTAGTGCATTCAGTTCGGATCTATTTTAGTTTggatattataaatttatttggttcaatttgatttttgttcactattaaaaaaaaacaattatttgaatcaaattgaatttttattaatttgtaattatttGCTAAGTTTTTATAatctgaaaataaatattttatatttaaactaATGATCAtagaagtttttttttctttttgtttaaaatttaaaaactgatAAACTAAATCTATCTGAATAGGTGAAATTAGGTTCAGATCGATTCGATTATCttgatatttgattcatttttaaaaaaaaaaattaaaatactgcACGTTAACCaccgatttatttttttaaaaataaatcctaTTCGAACCGTTATTATCTCTAAAACAAACCCTATTATTATACGATTATATAAAGCTTTTCAAATGTCTTAACTCTTTGGGTTATTATTTATAGATCAAGTATGTGGTTGCTGCTGCTGTAGCCTTTAAAGGTGTTGGGAGTATTCTCTTTACCTTTGGCAGCACCATCGGAGCTTATCTTCTGGTATGTTTTTATACCCTACTTTTccggcttttcttttcttttggtgcTACTGCTTATCTGGGGTTAAACTTAATATACGAGGTCACTTATTTAAGTGTAGTAAAAGTATGGAGGTGTTcttaaaattaagtttataaaGTTTAAGGGcagttttattattttagcccATAAAAGAAACTTTTCTTTACAacattaatttaagattttttattttgattaaattatttcaattattattttattacattttaaaaacaaatggcataatcaaaatttgtaaagtttttttttaataaataattttaaaaaatacatatcaattttttaagattgattgtagaataaaaatatacattGTCAGTGTAATAAATATTAATCCATTATTAAAACGTGAAGTTTCACAAATATGtttacaaaaattaattatatttatatagagAGCTGGTAGTAGGTagaacatttattattattattattaatattcaaatttgaatATGCACAATTgctttaaaactaaaatttgttTAAGATCTGTACTGACATTTGATTAAAATAGCATTATTTGTTAgatatttaaattcattaaatatatttaaaacaaagCAGATAACAAATAGGTTTGGAGACTCATTATTTGCGATAAAGTAAAATAGACTCAATATAAGAAAGTTTATATTTATATCCGCTTTGAATTCATCcaaatagtaattaaaagaaaaaagaaaatatccaTAGATATTCAAATGAGTACGGTGTATTTTGCAATTCAAAGAAAATATCCATAGATATTCAAACGAGTACGGTGTATTTTGAAATTCAAATGATAACAACAATATACTTCGTTTGTAGGTTTTGCATCAACTCATTCTTACTCCCATTGTTTATGACTTCTACAATTACGAGAAGGAGAAGAAAGAATTTGGCCTTCTTTTTACGAAGTTCTCACAGGTTGGTATTTATATTTCCTCAAGGAATGAGGGTTGATGTATAGGCATTTTATATTAATACAATTTTGATACGTATATTTGTGCCGTATtgtgttttagttattttataatttctctcCTTGAATTTTGCATCGGTTTCTATTAAATGATAGTGGACAATAATTAgtaaatatacatttttatactTGAATTTCGCTTCATGGTTCATGTTAGTacttaaggtttttttttgtccaattagGTATTTCAACTTGACTTTTAAGgttcaattttgtacctaaagTATCTTTTGGTTCAATTAGAGTAGTTAAAATTATTACTTGGACTTGGCTTTTTACTCCAAGTTAGTACTTAGGTACCGGATTGAAACTTGAGGCCAAGTTTTAAGTATCAATTTAAAGTTGAAGCCAAATTAAGgtattaaaatgtatatttaccCTAAACATTTGTCTACTTCCTTCACTTGCCATTCCTAGAGTGTAATTGTACATTTGtcatttgatgaaaatttcaaTGAATAGTTTCTAAatgaatttctttttcttcttagaACTTGGCGCTGTTAGGGGCATTGCTGTTCTTCATTGGCATGAAGAACTCAATCCCCACAAGACAACTGAAGAAAAAGGCTCCGAAAACCAAAACAGTTTGAAGACGTAACACGTCCGGTTAAAACCGAAGAGGGTCTGGTTTTTCTCGTTCGATCTTAATTTGTATACCTCGGTGAAACTAGATCTGTTTCTGTATGCTTGTATCAAGGCTTTGTTGTTCTTTCGAAGTTCATAGCTATTTAATTTGAGTTCCACAAAAGGATTTCATAATTTTGCCCTTCAATCTGCTGTTTACCTTTTTGGATTTTGCCAATCTCATGGAACTTTTAATCATGGATTCATGGTATTCTAGATGATATATTAGGAAATATACTTATTAGGTTAGTTTGGGTTCATTTGTTAGTGAAATGATTCAATATGTTTATGAACTGGATAGGGATATGGcattcatttctttaaattttctttaatgtTCGATTCCGTTCTAAACTCTAatcaacttttttaaaaaataaaatattgtaagTGCTTCTACATTGATGCATAGGTTGTTTTCATGACTAGGATATATTACacttaaaattattcaattttaaaaaattataaagtaatttttgattatttaaaagtttttattaaatcattaaattatatataaaattttttatttaaatgattggattaatttttttaaaagaaatttgatTAACAAGTTTCAAGTAAGGATTTAATGATTGGTATGGTGAATTTGTATTTATTAGCGAGtagaataatatattttagatttaagtcaatttgatggctatagttaaaaatatgaaaaaaaattgtttgaattttaatttatagatttgtaatattaaaagttattttatataaaaaaaaccttgAGTGAAGAAAAGAGGAAGGGGAGGTTTTGATTAGTGCAAGTGGTGTggaaacaattattttaatagttcaatGATGGAAGTGAAAAtttcgaataattcaatgatCATTTTAGGTAATTTGAAATTGGGTAATCAAAaaagtaaacttattaataatttagtgacatggAATGTAATTTATTTTGGAGTTTAATAATTATGTAATAATTAAGATATTTGGACAATGACTTGTGTGAgtttagttttataaatgtgttaaCCATTAATATTTTACCTTAAACCTTTTAATTCTAACCCAAATTGTAACACTCTTTGCCCGATCCGATCGTCAGGTTCAAGTTATAGGATGCCATGACCGTTGTCGGAGCAATAAAAATCAATTGCAACATAATTTCTATTGATTCAACACATTATATCCATAGACATGATCATTACATCATTATCTTATCTAGGGTTTATACGAGCTTAAGAAAGCTCTTTTCATAACTTGAGACcattgaaggactaaattgcaaagtttcAAAATGTTTCGGGCTGGAGTCGCAACTTTACAATGTCGCAACTTCCAAAACAATAGGTTGGTAACACGACttgaggactaaaatgtaaagtttacAAACTTTATCGAATTGATATTGTGACCTCAAACAGGGCACGTCGTGACATTGAAAGGTGGTGTCGTGACATCCATAGGATGTTGTTGCAACTCTATAAGCAAAATACAACAATTTCAATCTCTTTTGGTTTCAACCTATCATTTCACATAATTTGCCAAAATTTGTGacctataaataataaaatttcatttcaatttcatcaaaTCATCATATCATGCCAAACGATAACAAATTAAACTTATCACACTTTTGAAATCAAATGCTCAAATGGCACAAAACTCATGATCAAAGTCTAGACATATCCAAGCTATTTATCAACCTTAACCTACCTAGTTACCTACATTTCCAATTTCAAACACATAAGGTCTATGTAAACCTTGAATTCAAGCATCAAAATGGCATTAGCATAATCAAACTATACACAACTAAGCCATATATCAAGCTTAACATGCAAACATAACCTTAACCATGAACACAACATTAACATTCACATTAAGGATGATCAtttacataacaaaatgaccCTATATATATGCCACAATATTAGGAACTAGAATGAACATATTTATACCATCTTGATGATAGTATGTTATCCACCCTGATCCGGCCTAGTGAATTTCTCAAGTTAGGGATCTACATATAGCAGAAACAATGATAAGTAAGCactcaatgcttagtaagttcaaatggaaaTTACAACACTTACCTTGCTCATATATGAACATGTTATGTACCAAAGGTTATGCATACATTTAGCTATCATATGACACTCTAACTCACAACAAAACGTACATAAGAATCATAAGTATTCATATGCATTAAACACGATAAACATAACTCAAACATCACTAATTTGCACCATTTCACATAGGTTCATCACCAattcatatattttcattaaGTCATTAATCCATGCTATTATCATTTTAGTCACATACCTTTTTTAACATATCAAATCTAGTTCATTTCCATTTTTTCGTTTCAaagttcaatattaaaatttcttcCAATAGAACTGTAGTAAAACAAACTCGAACACGTGGGTGAATTACACCACACCAAGGCACTAAAGTGCAAAGCCTGTAGGCATCAAATgtttaaacatattcaaatacacCCCTCCACCACACCAAGATCTCCGTAGAGACTATGAACACTTGATGATCGATAATAAATAATGGATCTTGATGTGCatataaccctattggcatgtcaactGCATCCTagccttttactaagttcacatgggcatgAATCATTCATATTTGCATATTCATAACCTTTATTGTcgcatataaaatttcaatttccatCGATTGAGTTAGAACTTGAACTACACATAGAGTGAATGATACATTTCACAGTCTTTGCCATTCTTCTAGTTACAATCAATAGATATAACATCACTTACCTATTTCAaggcatttcaattcaatcacattcGCAGCCATATATGCCAATATTTTTACCAACATTTCAAATTATGTTCAAACTCAGGGGCAAATAGAAATAACATAAGCAAACCTATCAAACAAGGAAGGGTAGTAAGTTCTATAAAAATTTACCTTTCATGTAACACCTTCAACCTGATCTGTTATGCCAGATCTGGATATTGGGTATTACCAAACGGATATATACAAAAAACTTAATCTATTTAAACAAGTTACAATTAATTACACCTTCTTAGTTACAAATTTCAAACTAAATTACATAAGTATATACAATAAGAAAATACAACTACCACACATGGTAATTAAATCACAAcaatatttaaattgaaatccTAATCTATTGTAGATATCCAAAAGTATGGATTTCTATTTAACAATTCAGGCTTCGAACTCACCACCAAACTCattctgtatgcataataactcGATATGCCACTTATTGGCGTAGTCCTAACATCGTCCCTCCTGGCGCAATCCTTCTTGGCGCAGTCCCACATCAAATCACCTGTAACATAACACATATAGaaaagttcataagaacttagtgaggaaAACATCATTTACCTAAGTGATATTTGCACATTGCAACTGataatttatataaatgattCCATCGTTCTTAACCTTCAACTTGTCTCTTACGAATGCTTTCTTGGGTTCTATCCCTTTATATGTGTTAGTTACTATACCTTACTCTAAAACTATCTCCTTTTCATTCAATGTATTTGATACATCACTTACATCCTTCAAATTTTTAGCCAACACCTTATCATGATTCAAGAAGTAACACATACACAGATGATAGGTATTTCCTTCGAACATACCAAGTTCACATCCTTGTTCAGTATACATTTTCAATATTAACCCATTACTTTTCTATATCCTTTCAAAGTTCTTCATTGAGAGTCCTATTAAGACATACCACAAGAGCATTCCATCTGGAGTATGCCACAAAAACTATCATTGCAGGAATTGCCATAAAGGCTATTGTAACAACCTGTATTTTAGTGATGTCGAAAACAGTTGTTATagggccacaaatctgacgagtgagtctgtaaatattattatttaatatttacgagtcaaatatattattttaataaattttgatttgataatttatgctatttgaatgaatggttaagttcaagtggtatgtttcaaaagtcaagtggttataaaaaaagaggtatcgagacctcgtttttATAAGCCGAaccataaaaattttgttaatcgAACTAGAATTAGAACCCACCTATTTGCTTGTTGGTTTAcaattttcccaaaattcctGATAAAGTCTGCCAACTTACCATATGTTCAGTTAGGTCCCAAATTTCCCCCATATTTGGGTCCTTTAAGATATTCGGGTGTGACATAATGATCTAAGAACCTTTCTCATAAGATTTGAGTTTGAGTAATCATTTCCTAAGGCAAAAGCTTGATTGGCTAGGTCATAGAGTTTTGCATAAAACTCTCAAATGGCCTTTGTTTCCTGCATCCCAGAGTCTCAAATTTAGTTGTCAGCATTTGAAGCTTGGATTTTTTCACTGTATTGGTCCCTTAATGAGCTATCTCTAGTATTTCCCAGGCCCTCTTAGCTTTAGTGCACTTAGAAATTCTCTTGAATTCTTATGCATCTACCCCACAGAAAATAGCATAAAGTGGTTTTGAGTTGGCATTAGTAGTCCTTTCTTCTTCAATGGTCAAGGTTGCCTCAGGGTTGGAAGTTTTTATTCCTTCACCTTTAGTGAATGGATGAGTCCATCCAATTAAAACAACTCTTCATGCTTGTTCATCAGTTGACTTAATGAAAGCTTTCATCTTAGCTTTCCAATAAACATAAATTACTCTATCAAGCATAGGGGGACATGAGATTGAAGATCCTTCCATTGTAAGCAAGTATATCAACTAGGATAATCACTATTTATGTTAAGTGAGAGGCCCTGATACCAATTGTAGAAACGAGGCGATACTTGCTTTGCAAACTAGAAATTGTGGCTAAAATAGTGTTTGGAACTGTGGCCATAGTTTCAACCACGAAgttaaaaatgtgaaaatgtaaaaatGAACACCAAGATTGTTTACGTAGTTTGACCTCAATCTACGTCGGCGAGGTCTTTCCCAGAGCAATGATCAATTATCTTTCTCATAGTACAGCCAATGATTTAAGTCCCAACACTGGTATAACTTTCACCAATTTAGTGACCTCATCGATGTACAAAGACCAGATTACCCTCCAATTAAGTTTCCCCCTCAAAAGCTTAGTTTTGCAGTACAAAAAGCTCTCTTGATTGCTTACAGAAACAATGCACACATACATATTTCTCTCTTGAACAAATTTGTGCTCTCTTAAACTTTAGGTCTCTCGGTTGTCTTTAACCTAGACAAAACTTAAGTTTACATCCTACTTAAGTTTTTCTTACATAAGagttataattttatcatttttctataAAGTAATGCTAAAAATCAACATAGGATAATAATTCCATAAGAGTCCTGATATAATTTAAAGTTTTCAACATAGAAAgtgattttatttgttttgtaaGTAACCAATCTTAATCCACAAGCAACCAATATTCAAGCattcaatttcaactcaattgGTTTTCATGTTTTAGGTTTTAACTCATCCAAATATCTTCAAAATAAATAGTCCAATGCTTTTGTTCTAAAATATGTCAAATCTAAAAATAGGCAAGTTCGACAATGCACCAATGCCAAAAGTTGTGGCCACTATTTCAGTCACAGAAACAACCACAAAATTTTTCTTGTCACCAAATGTGTCAACAATCTAATTGTGGTTATTAGAACATATTGATTGCAATTGTGATTTTAATTGTAACTTCAATGACAAAATGTAAATATAAGCCGATTATgtatgcataaatatttttatacctttACTAACTTAAAATGCATGGTTGAGTTAGTATTACGAGTTAACCAGACACCAACTTTGTTGGTTAATGATTTAAAAACTAGGTTTTAAGAAAGTaatgaatattattataatagtattttcatcttttaatatttttagataacatatgtaaataaaataactaGAACTCACTACTTAAACTAAACCATATGTATAAGGATGAAACTCGAAATTagcaaaattttatatgtaaatcatatATCACTTTACTTACGATTTAAttggtaaataattatttataaatatatttttatataaagttttTTCTTTTACCTACATACAGGGGTAGATCTAGAGACCTTacctagaggtgctcatgggctaggccaggcccaaccaaaattttaggctcgtttACTAGACCTAAGCTTGGCTCCACCTTGAAAAATGGTTCTAAAATTTTACCCCAAGCCAGGcccggataaaaatactaaaacccgggCCCGACCCAcccatattaattatatattatttttatataaaattttaaaaaatatataatcataaaaatactaaaaacattaaaataaatattttccaataaattgaaaataaattaaaaaaacatgtatacttaaataaattaagatatgtgcaacttaacaagcaaatgcttctaaaatagtaacaaaattaatactaaaataaaagttatacaatatctaaataataacaataaaatagtaataacataatagtgaaatgatagcaaaataatgaaaaaataacaagaaaataataaaaaagtaaaaaatagcaaaaaaagagttaaaaataacattttttttttgcatatttgggTTGGGCCAAGCTTAGGCAAAAGAAGTCTTACTTGAGGCTCGACCCAGGCCATGAATAGGTCTAGTCTTGCTTGCCCCCCAAAAAAATTGCAGTTTTAGCCACCTAAATTATATAACGGAAAATTTTGTATTGGCCCCTCCAAAAAATGAGAAATATTCTATTTAGTCTCTTTAGAAAcgataaaatcataaattaatacatgataaaatttatatttgacctctcaaaaatttttaatttaatttttgcccCACTAAAAATGTTTCTGGATTTGCTCCTTTATCCGtacatgttttttaaaaaaaaaaatttgatgattatattttattttgaaatgtaaatataaaataataaagataaaatattaaaaattaatttaaaatatcaagaatttaTATTGACCAATATACatccatataaatcaaaatggaataAAACAACTgaaatacaaaataatttttttggcatctattttttttttatgtttgttgtATGATTCATGTTTTGATTGTCCCTCTTATCAATATAATCTTCACGGTTCAAACTTGTGTTCTGTCTTTTAGAATGCAATATGCATTATTGTTACACCTAATGTGATAATTGTTATTTGGACCAATCGAATTGGAGATTGGTTACCGATTTAGAGAGAAACATCaaactaattaatttaagaaTCGATAAAAACccattaaattgataattaaaccGGTTAAACTGAATTTTTTGTAATtcttttaatgattaaataaatcatgAGCCAACACCATACCTAAAACCATCACCGTAAACGCAAGTGATAACAATAAAGTTGTTATCAAACGTATTTGCCATAACAATAAAACGTATGTGACTGATGACAATACCAAAACCGAAAGCCATGACCACAAACAAGTGATAAGTTTTAGCACGATTTTTTCAACACcaaaaaataactataaaaacACCAAGTGCTCCTTACCTTTTTCATCACAAATACAAAATATAAGCCCTGTTAGAGATTCTCCAAAACTCTTAAAAATGGCGGAAACAGGCTTAGAACCTACTGAAGCATCCCATTACAATCGGAAAAACGAATGAAAGCATTCGATGAAACAAAATCAGGAGTGAAAGGGCTCGTAGATTCTAGTTTATCCAAGATCCCAACCATTTTCATCAACCAACAGTACAAGCTCGAGAGAAACAATAACATCCTTGACCACAAACCTCGAAGCTGCATAAATGTCTGAATCCCGATCATAGACTTGACTGGCGTCGACGATGACCCAAATTTAAGCCACGAAATAGTGAAGAAAGTTGGAGAAGCTTGTGAGAAATGGGGTTTATTTCAAGTTATCAACCATGGGATTCCGCTGACGACTTTGGATGAAATGATTGATGGAATTGGAAGGTTTCATGAACAAGATAAGGAAGCTAAGAAAGAGTTTGATTCTCGATATAACAGCAGGAAAGTGATTTATAATAGTAATTTCGATCTTTATGTGGCGGAAGCAGCCAATTGGAGGTATACTTGGAGGAGTGCTATGGCACCTTGTCAGCCTCTTCCTCAAGAACTGCCTACAGTTTGTAGGTAAGTAATAATAAGTACAGTGCTATTACCATGTTAACAGAGATCTTTGCTACGTAATCATATCTGACGCTAACTCAATCTGTAGAGATATAATGATAGAGTATTCGAATAGAATGATGAAATTAGGACAGACTTTGTAAGAATTGCTCTTGGAAGCTTTGGGGCTGAACCGGAGTTATTTGAAAGATATTGGGTGCGGTGAGGGACTGCTTATGGTTGGCCATTACTATCCGCCATGCCCTGAACCAGACATGACATTGGGCACCGGCAGCCACACCGATAGCGGCTTCTTTACCGTACTTTTACAAGATCAAATGGGCAGACTTCAAGTCCTTCAGCAAAATCAATGGCTTGATGTTAAGTCTATCCATGGAGTTCTTGTTGTAAATTTGGGTGATATGATGCAGACAAATCTATTGAGGTGTCGAAAccatcaaatataaattattacgACAAAATAATGGTAAATTGAAATATAGAGTAGTAGGGTCGAATTTATAAGGACTGAATGTCTAATTTCGTCTTTTCTCGTGACTAGAATCGCTGTCGCGGTGACAATCGTGCCCACGACCAGTGTGTTGCAATGCTGAAAAATAAATATGAGgcttttaaattgattaaaataataaaataaggaaatatgaaaaataaataaaataaaaataggttcgaaaatgaaaaaataaatttaagaaaataaaataaatgaataaataaaatattttttaagtttagccTTAGCCTCGTTGTACTCCAAtcttgaatcgatccttgaaatagATTTTCCTTTCCAAGCGATAAGTTGATTAGCAATCGAGGATCCCTCAAACCGCCAACTCTTCCTTTTGTAGTCAATCTCGGTATCACCTGCAAATCGACCCTTGTCGAATTCCCAACCACGTGGCACATACCCGTAATTTAGGACTTCGATAGCCTTG
This window of the Gossypium hirsutum isolate 1008001.06 chromosome A09, Gossypium_hirsutum_v2.1, whole genome shotgun sequence genome carries:
- the LOC107888893 gene encoding uncharacterized protein, with protein sequence MALVSFIGRVLFASVFILSAWQEFNEFGVDGGPAVKELRPKFNVFSKTVSSHTGLQVPEFDIKYVVAAAVAFKGVGSILFTFGSTIGAYLLVLHQLILTPIVYDFYNYEKEKKEFGLLFTKFSQNLALLGALLFFIGMKNSIPTRQLKKKAPKTKTV